A genomic window from Candidatus Polarisedimenticolia bacterium includes:
- the hslU gene encoding ATP-dependent protease ATPase subunit HslU, which yields MVYYMPGLVETTFDPSAELTPRQVVVELDKYIVGQKAAKRAVAIALRNRMRRLKLPAEMAEEVAPKNIIMIGPTGVGKTEIARRLARLTRSPFVKVEASKYTEVGYVGRDVESMVRDLVELAVEMVRGEKAAEVRQRAARNVEERLLDLLLPPLDRPAAGAAAPQPVPESMEQHERTREKLRQQLIGGSLEGRLLEVEVRQSSFPAMRLFTSAGMEEMDINLKEMMPGLFGTRGRKRRMTVAEAREHLLREEEDKLIDPDVVARQAITRAEQSGIIFIDEIDKIAGREGGRGPEVSREGVQRDLLPIVEGTSAVTKYGIVRTNHILFIASGAFHVSKPADLIPELQGRFPIRVELESLVEADFVRILKEPRNALTRQYVALLETEGIRLRFTDDALQTIAHYAAEVNERSENIGARRLHTIMEKLLDEISFEGSELEQKEITIDADYVRRMLSEVVKDQDLSRYIL from the coding sequence ATGGTGTACTACATGCCGGGACTGGTCGAGACGACGTTCGACCCGAGCGCCGAGCTGACGCCCCGCCAGGTCGTCGTGGAGCTGGACAAATACATAGTGGGGCAGAAGGCCGCGAAGCGCGCCGTCGCTATCGCGCTGCGCAACCGGATGCGCCGCCTGAAGCTTCCCGCCGAGATGGCGGAGGAAGTCGCCCCCAAGAACATCATCATGATCGGCCCCACCGGGGTGGGGAAGACGGAGATCGCCCGGCGGCTCGCCCGCCTGACCCGCTCCCCCTTCGTCAAGGTCGAGGCCTCGAAGTACACGGAAGTCGGCTACGTGGGGCGGGACGTCGAGTCGATGGTCCGGGACCTCGTGGAGCTGGCGGTGGAGATGGTTCGCGGGGAGAAGGCGGCCGAAGTGCGGCAGCGCGCGGCCCGCAACGTGGAGGAGCGGCTGCTGGATCTGCTGTTGCCTCCGCTCGACCGGCCCGCCGCGGGCGCTGCGGCCCCCCAGCCCGTCCCGGAATCGATGGAGCAGCACGAAAGGACGCGCGAGAAGCTGCGACAGCAGCTGATCGGCGGCTCGCTCGAGGGCCGGCTCCTGGAAGTGGAGGTGCGCCAGAGCTCCTTTCCGGCGATGCGGCTCTTCACGAGCGCCGGAATGGAGGAGATGGACATCAACCTCAAGGAGATGATGCCGGGACTGTTCGGGACCCGCGGGCGGAAGCGGCGCATGACCGTCGCCGAGGCCCGCGAGCACCTCCTCCGCGAAGAAGAAGACAAGCTGATCGATCCTGACGTGGTGGCGCGCCAGGCGATCACCCGCGCGGAGCAATCGGGAATCATCTTCATCGACGAGATCGACAAGATCGCGGGCCGGGAGGGGGGGCGCGGCCCGGAGGTCAGCCGGGAGGGGGTCCAGCGCGATTTGCTGCCCATCGTCGAAGGAACCTCCGCCGTCACCAAGTACGGCATCGTCCGCACGAACCACATCCTGTTCATCGCGTCCGGCGCCTTTCACGTCAGCAAGCCCGCGGACCTGATCCCCGAGCTCCAGGGACGCTTCCCGATACGCGTCGAGCTGGAATCGCTGGTCGAGGCCGACTTCGTCCGGATCCTCAAAGAACCGCGTAATGCCCTCACCCGGCAATACGTCGCCCTCCTGGAGACCGAGGGAATCCGCCTGCGCTTCACGGACGACGCGCTCCAGACGATCGCGCACTACGCTGCCGAGGTGAACGAGCGATCCGAGAACATCGGGGCGCGCAGGCTGCACACGATCATGGAGAAGCTCCTGGACGAGATCTCGTTTGAGGGAAGCGAGCTCGAACAGAAGGAGATCACCATCGACGCGGACTACGTCCGGCGGATGCTCTCCGAAGTGGTCAAGGACCAGGATTTGAGCCGCTACATCCTCTGA
- the hslV gene encoding ATP-dependent protease subunit HslV, whose amino-acid sequence MPSPFRHTTILCVRHHNEVAMAGDGQVTLGQTVLKHGARKIRKLLDGKILAGFAGSAADAFSLFTKFEAKLEEYRGNLERASVELVKDWRTDRVLRRLEAHLVVANTGHSYLLSGTGDLIEPDDGLIAIGSGGPMALAAARALASHSTLPAREIAREAMMIASTLDIYTNDSICVESL is encoded by the coding sequence ATGCCCTCGCCCTTCCGTCACACCACCATCCTCTGCGTTCGACATCATAATGAAGTGGCCATGGCCGGGGACGGGCAGGTCACGCTGGGTCAGACGGTCCTGAAGCACGGCGCGCGGAAGATCCGGAAGCTCCTCGACGGGAAGATTCTGGCCGGCTTCGCGGGCTCGGCCGCGGACGCCTTTTCGCTTTTCACCAAATTCGAAGCCAAGCTGGAGGAGTACCGGGGGAACCTGGAGCGGGCCTCGGTGGAGCTGGTGAAGGACTGGCGGACCGATCGGGTCCTGCGGCGGCTGGAGGCGCACCTCGTGGTCGCCAACACCGGCCACTCCTATCTCCTCTCGGGAACGGGCGACCTGATCGAGCCCGACGACGGCCTCATCGCCATCGGATCAGGCGGGCCGATGGCGCTCGCGGCGGCGCGCGCGCTGGCGTCGCATTCGACGCTTCCGGCGCGGGAGATCGCCCGGGAGGCGATGATGATCGCCTCCACCCTGGACATCTACACGAACGACTCCATCTGCGTGGAGTCCCTCTGA
- a CDS encoding acetate--CoA ligase family protein, which yields MNRSLDAIFRPSSVAVIGASRRPGSIGSEILHKLLAGRFQGAVFPVNPHTQVLHSMKCYPSVKAIPDPVDLAVIVVPRDAVEKAVRECRDKKVRGLVVITAGFREVGEKGAKLEAKVRDMVRRAGMRMIGPNCMGVINTDPAVGLNATFAATAPTRGLAGFMSQSGALGEIILANARQVSLGISMFASVGNKADISGNDLIEYWEDDPSVGVILMYLESFGNPRKFTQIAQRVTRKKPIIAVKSGRTEAGARAAMSHTGALAGADRASSTLFDQCGVLRVGTIEEMFTLASAFTSQPLPRGNRVAILTNAGGPAIMATDAAVNLGLDLAPLEEKTRRILKAKLPPECSVANPVDLIASGDAPRYEIGLRALLADSTVDGVLVLFVTPTMINAQEVAETIVRVSRKNRKPVLSCFMGKDRGEEGVQTLRDNSIPVYPYPEPAVQAMAAMDRYRRIREKPRGKKIRFSVRKPKVAAILKAARRAGRRQLSFVEAEQVLSAYGMPWPRGRVATTIADAIGASMEVGYPVVMKVLLEEFSHKTEVGGVRVDLRNGDEVGRAYEEMARRLKRKSLPVLIQKLVRGGREVILGSFQDRQFGTLLMFGLGGIFVEAMKDVAFRIHPITDLDAREMIASIRGYPLLEGFRGEKGVNRKLLAEMLLRLSQLLSDFPAIEQVDVNPFIAGSGRDDSFAVDARISLLPA from the coding sequence TTGAACCGAAGTCTGGACGCCATCTTCCGGCCCTCCTCGGTCGCCGTGATCGGCGCCTCACGGCGCCCGGGCTCGATCGGCAGCGAAATTTTGCACAAGCTGCTCGCCGGCCGATTCCAGGGGGCCGTCTTCCCCGTCAATCCCCATACCCAGGTCCTGCATTCGATGAAGTGCTACCCCTCGGTGAAAGCGATTCCCGATCCGGTCGATCTGGCGGTCATCGTGGTGCCGCGGGACGCCGTGGAAAAGGCGGTCCGGGAATGCCGCGACAAGAAGGTCCGCGGCCTGGTCGTCATCACCGCCGGGTTCCGGGAGGTCGGGGAGAAAGGGGCGAAGCTGGAGGCGAAGGTTCGGGACATGGTGCGCCGCGCCGGCATGAGGATGATCGGGCCGAACTGCATGGGGGTGATCAACACCGACCCGGCCGTCGGGCTCAACGCCACATTCGCGGCGACGGCGCCGACGCGGGGCCTGGCGGGCTTCATGTCGCAGTCGGGGGCACTCGGCGAGATCATCCTGGCCAACGCCCGCCAGGTCAGCCTGGGGATCTCGATGTTCGCCAGCGTTGGGAACAAGGCCGACATCTCGGGCAACGATCTGATCGAATACTGGGAGGACGACCCTTCCGTCGGGGTCATCCTCATGTACCTGGAGAGCTTCGGGAATCCGCGCAAGTTCACGCAGATCGCGCAGCGGGTCACGCGCAAGAAGCCGATCATCGCGGTGAAATCGGGGCGGACCGAGGCGGGCGCCCGGGCGGCGATGTCGCACACCGGGGCGCTGGCGGGCGCGGACCGGGCCAGCTCGACGCTCTTCGATCAATGCGGCGTCCTGCGCGTCGGGACGATCGAGGAGATGTTCACCCTCGCCAGCGCCTTCACGAGCCAGCCGCTGCCGCGCGGCAACCGCGTGGCCATCCTGACGAACGCCGGCGGCCCGGCGATCATGGCCACCGACGCGGCCGTCAACCTCGGGCTGGACCTTGCGCCGCTGGAGGAGAAGACGCGCCGGATCCTCAAGGCGAAGCTCCCGCCGGAGTGCAGCGTCGCGAACCCGGTCGATCTGATCGCCTCCGGTGACGCGCCGCGCTACGAAATCGGGCTGCGGGCGCTGCTTGCCGATTCGACCGTCGACGGCGTGCTCGTGCTCTTCGTGACACCGACGATGATCAACGCCCAGGAGGTGGCCGAGACGATCGTCCGCGTGTCGCGGAAGAACCGGAAGCCGGTCCTGAGCTGCTTCATGGGGAAGGACCGGGGCGAGGAAGGGGTTCAGACCCTTCGGGACAATTCGATTCCGGTCTATCCATACCCGGAGCCGGCGGTGCAGGCGATGGCGGCGATGGATCGCTACCGCCGGATCCGCGAGAAGCCTCGCGGCAAGAAGATCCGGTTCTCGGTCCGCAAGCCGAAGGTCGCCGCGATCCTCAAGGCGGCGCGCCGGGCCGGGCGCCGGCAGCTCTCGTTCGTGGAGGCCGAGCAGGTCCTCTCGGCCTACGGCATGCCGTGGCCCCGGGGACGGGTCGCGACCACCATCGCCGACGCCATCGGAGCGTCGATGGAAGTCGGCTATCCGGTCGTCATGAAGGTCCTGCTCGAGGAGTTCTCCCACAAGACCGAGGTGGGAGGGGTGCGGGTCGATCTGCGCAACGGAGACGAGGTCGGGCGGGCCTACGAAGAGATGGCACGGCGCCTCAAGCGGAAGTCCCTGCCCGTCCTCATCCAGAAACTGGTCCGGGGCGGGCGGGAAGTCATCCTCGGCTCGTTTCAGGACCGCCAGTTCGGAACGCTGCTCATGTTCGGGCTCGGCGGGATCTTCGTGGAGGCGATGAAGGACGTGGCCTTTCGGATCCACCCGATCACCGATCTCGACGCGCGGGAGATGATCGCGTCGATCCGCGGCTACCCGCTGCTCGAGGGATTCCGGGGGGAGAAAGGGGTGAACCGGAAGCTCCTGGCGGAGATGCTGCTGAGACTCTCGCAGCTGCTGAGCGACTTCCCCGCCATCGAGCAGGTCGACGTCAATCCCTTCATCGCCGGCTCGGGGCGCGACGACTCGTTCGCCGTCGACGCGCGGATCTCTCTGCTGCCCGCCTGA
- a CDS encoding ATP-binding protein: protein MSQGGGASLEVVTSEGNRKLIPLERNPLTLGRSADCDVVIEETFVSGLHARIEPVGGSFVVKDLGSTNGTWVDGTPVKGPQRLSHGSMVVLGRPGNYRIRFLSQPHDAVRPQEFVTPVPSRGKRDESLQEVLEISKVLLSTLDLEEVLGRVLEACLRISQAERGYLFLRQGNNLKLRASRGEAQEQVSEEQLEFSRSIALRVAKTGQAEFRTSQLGPGERDQSASIVRLRLETIGCVPLKIQQRIIGIVYMDSHQRSALPDATDREVLEVLAGLAAVAIENARMVSERVQNERWTTIGRMAASIVHDIRSPLAALRGTAELLRMKVPEAAHKEKLNVIIDEVDRLARLSGEMLEFSSEAQPLNVQATSLSALVRDFLNSVAPRLEKEKIRLDARLEESEELPLDRQKMVRLLHNIVGNAVEAMEGGGTLKVETASVDGHSRLSISDTGPGMNAETVARVFEPFFTQGKERGSGLGMAIVRRIVEQHRATIDIDSAPGAGTRVEMHFFPADTTDPSH, encoded by the coding sequence GTGTCCCAAGGCGGGGGAGCATCGCTCGAGGTCGTCACCTCGGAAGGGAATCGGAAGCTGATTCCCTTGGAGCGCAATCCCTTGACCCTCGGGCGTTCCGCGGATTGCGATGTAGTGATCGAGGAGACCTTCGTTTCGGGGCTCCACGCCCGGATCGAGCCGGTGGGGGGAAGCTTCGTCGTCAAGGACCTGGGAAGCACCAACGGGACCTGGGTCGATGGCACGCCGGTCAAGGGTCCGCAGCGTCTCTCCCACGGATCGATGGTGGTGCTCGGCCGGCCGGGGAATTACCGCATCCGCTTCCTCTCTCAGCCTCACGACGCGGTCAGGCCCCAAGAATTCGTCACGCCGGTCCCTTCACGCGGCAAACGCGACGAAAGCCTTCAGGAAGTCCTGGAGATCTCCAAGGTCCTCCTTTCCACCCTGGATCTGGAAGAGGTCCTCGGGCGGGTGCTCGAAGCCTGCCTGCGGATCTCTCAAGCGGAGCGCGGTTATCTGTTTCTCCGGCAGGGGAACAACTTGAAGCTGCGCGCGTCGCGCGGCGAAGCCCAGGAGCAGGTCTCCGAGGAGCAGCTGGAATTCAGCCGGAGCATCGCGCTGCGCGTCGCCAAGACGGGGCAGGCGGAGTTCCGGACGAGCCAGCTCGGGCCGGGCGAGCGCGATCAGTCGGCGAGCATCGTGCGCCTGCGGCTGGAGACGATCGGCTGCGTGCCGCTCAAGATCCAGCAGAGAATCATCGGCATCGTCTACATGGACAGCCACCAGCGCTCGGCGCTTCCCGACGCCACGGACCGGGAGGTGCTGGAGGTGCTCGCGGGGCTCGCCGCCGTGGCGATCGAGAACGCCCGGATGGTGAGCGAGCGGGTGCAGAACGAGCGCTGGACGACGATCGGCCGGATGGCGGCGTCGATCGTCCACGACATCCGCAGTCCGCTTGCCGCGCTGCGCGGGACGGCGGAGCTGCTCCGCATGAAGGTCCCGGAGGCGGCGCACAAGGAGAAGCTCAACGTGATCATCGACGAGGTCGATCGCCTGGCGCGCCTTTCCGGGGAGATGCTCGAGTTCTCCTCCGAGGCGCAGCCGCTGAACGTTCAGGCGACCTCGCTGAGCGCCCTGGTCCGGGACTTCCTCAACTCCGTGGCGCCGCGGCTCGAGAAGGAGAAGATCCGGCTCGACGCGCGGCTGGAGGAGTCGGAGGAGCTTCCTCTGGACCGGCAGAAGATGGTCCGGCTTCTTCATAACATCGTCGGGAACGCCGTGGAGGCGATGGAAGGGGGCGGAACGCTCAAGGTCGAGACAGCCTCCGTGGACGGTCACTCGAGGCTCTCGATCTCCGACACGGGACCGGGCATGAACGCCGAGACCGTCGCCCGCGTCTTCGAGCCGTTCTTCACGCAGGGCAAGGAGCGCGGCTCGGGTCTGGGGATGGCGATCGTCCGCCGCATCGTCGAGCAGCATCGGGCGACCATCGACATCGACAGCGCGCCGGGCGCCGGGACGCGCGTGGAGATGCACTTCTTCCCCGCGGATACGACCGACCCTTCGCATTGA
- a CDS encoding DUF2905 domain-containing protein: MPTPESLGKLLMLMGAILLGLGALFTLAGRIGWLGKLPGDFRFERGGFSFYFPLATSLLLSILLTLIINLFRRH; the protein is encoded by the coding sequence ATGCCGACGCCGGAGAGCCTTGGAAAGCTGCTGATGCTGATGGGAGCGATTCTCCTGGGCCTGGGTGCGCTCTTCACCCTGGCCGGGAGGATTGGCTGGCTCGGCAAGCTGCCGGGGGATTTCCGTTTCGAACGGGGTGGCTTCTCTTTCTACTTTCCGCTCGCCACGTCGCTGCTGCTGAGCATCCTGCTGACACTCATCATCAACCTATTCCGCCGCCACTGA
- a CDS encoding DMT family transporter, whose translation MTPSRVFYRQSREVQGMLLSLTSAACMGITYVASKYVLRSIHPETFVVCWFAMGSLYSLLLLMKQGKHTTLVAEGNPWRHLVGIGLSSAVAIILFFYAIQMIDPALVSFYTRADNVFAVLMGVAFLRERFNSFEGVGVVIALLGSLVTTYRGGNLLLIGLSLCLLSSVMEGITVILVKVAVRKVSPLVVIFYRSLLASGIALIYGLVTGRLQLPSAPVFLIITVASLAGSFMANVTFYASLARIDVTRATAIKTLQPFFVLLAAYVVFTTLPTSRQLLGGAIIVVGIVCLLYGRRMVRRPGEGTLVFEP comes from the coding sequence ATGACTCCTTCCAGGGTTTTCTACCGCCAGTCCCGCGAAGTTCAGGGAATGCTCCTGTCGCTGACCTCCGCCGCGTGCATGGGAATCACCTACGTGGCGAGCAAGTATGTGCTCCGGAGCATCCATCCCGAGACGTTCGTCGTATGCTGGTTCGCCATGGGCTCGCTCTACTCGCTGCTCCTCCTCATGAAGCAGGGGAAGCACACGACGCTGGTCGCCGAAGGAAACCCGTGGCGGCACCTGGTTGGGATCGGCCTCTCCTCGGCGGTCGCCATCATCCTCTTCTTCTACGCCATCCAGATGATCGATCCGGCGCTGGTCTCGTTCTACACCCGGGCGGACAACGTCTTCGCGGTCCTGATGGGGGTCGCCTTCCTGCGGGAGCGGTTCAACTCGTTCGAGGGGGTCGGGGTCGTCATCGCGCTTCTCGGGAGCCTGGTCACGACCTACCGGGGGGGGAACCTCCTGCTGATCGGGCTGTCGCTCTGCCTGCTCTCCTCGGTGATGGAGGGGATCACGGTCATCCTGGTGAAGGTGGCCGTCCGCAAGGTCAGCCCCCTGGTCGTGATCTTCTACCGGTCCCTGCTCGCTTCGGGGATTGCGCTGATCTATGGGCTGGTGACTGGACGGCTGCAGCTTCCCTCGGCGCCGGTCTTCCTGATCATCACGGTCGCGTCGCTGGCCGGCTCGTTCATGGCCAACGTCACCTTCTATGCGAGCCTGGCGCGGATCGACGTGACGCGCGCCACGGCGATCAAGACGCTGCAGCCGTTCTTCGTGCTCCTGGCGGCCTACGTGGTCTTCACGACGCTTCCGACGTCCCGGCAGCTCCTGGGCGGGGCGATCATCGTCGTCGGGATCGTCTGCCTGCTGTACGGGCGTCGGATGGTCCGGAGGCCGGGCGAGGGGACGCTGGTCTTCGAGCCTTAA
- a CDS encoding sigma 54-interacting transcriptional regulator codes for MPGTDVSQSQIDTFLHHFDHSLVITTELTTIPLSLHRVAEMLEYRVTDLHVSPLPMSSALQFIDLFLHINTLSSAVKEGIAMRCFCLPGFLSSELRGFIERGILKKRGPAWEPMESPLDSPGSENTTALMRSTLQNLTPQDVAFLTIFAIAPFAMDIGMAIALASSDEHRARHLLESACAIGYMGSQNDSVFLNSSLFREAISAFQSPEATLSLARNSLNVLRTRTTHQPSQHDALLAAFAVHAHDNAAVIHHALAASHYFESMNRLGDALHYCRLAADAVPVSEIHRHSEIFERVLELLDRIGNTDEFNAIACILQKTLPEDAYLQRINLFKLLAHHHSELLQLRESTRFAAMGMRLAKRQNLRNEISNCLEILAQNQLRQGRPTNAIKTISVCISIRRNEQIVNDYESAFGILAGAYYMEGNYTKALACAVEVLRRLPNRPRDRNKIPVLNNLGILYMESGDLALARKVLSKCRQLAEAWAEFRGISHCHSNLVVFHLYEGDLSQSVIHARRVFQVLEMARALYGYGQSQLSLAEALLLRGQIDDSLDAIAKAQAASVESGDAMNELLARLQKAWVLYHAGAYEQAKASFTEIELPLDKAGYRVHQVSCGLGLSNVETARGEFQFARERLERIYARLPRQHIISDLVYRISKGRYHAAMNEYAQARRSFAAAEALARSHGFRPYVFEAQLSLAQCFLALGESEEAAYYLKRLYGLNERLRYRLLEPWLHLAFADHLASAGDFWEEKRHLLNARTALLELAHNIGDLTLREHFLNRPDSRSLLQRSEDVEDLLYSHSSRIAHAPPVSNALESIARINEQLHRRDSMKSTLSLIVDEALRLSGAERGIIFLFDPSGREELKVARNLGRRSLADARRYTRTALLAIRRGDIVFAADTFTDPTFSGSESITHHRIRSVVCVPLRSRLSIIGALYLDSRRRGLHARPDLLKSLEIFSQQAAAALERAARYFHINEENRKLRENARLDHPKLIGQGSHFTHLKQLIAAAGSSHLPVLILGESGTGKELIARAIHESGPRAEEPFLSVDCGALPDNLVESELFGYRKGAFTGAETNKEGLFVAARGGTIFLDEIANTSPVLQTKLLRAIQEREIRPLGSTESMPFKARIVAATNRDLRKESREGRFRQDLLFRLNGLIIETTPLRNRKGDIPLLIGHFLQEYRHRTGRKIWSMSDQALQALGHHDWPGNVRELQNCIERAMALARGDTIDLGDLPDSIRSTSVVSWDKKNGEHRLIEEALSLCAGDKTRAADYIGWNRQKLYRKMAHYNIPRDFGRRNTA; via the coding sequence TTGCCTGGGACGGATGTTTCTCAGTCGCAGATTGATACATTTCTTCACCATTTTGACCACAGCCTCGTCATCACAACGGAACTGACAACCATCCCATTGTCGTTGCACCGAGTGGCTGAAATGCTTGAGTATCGTGTAACGGACTTACATGTATCTCCTCTTCCTATGTCAAGTGCGCTTCAGTTCATAGACCTTTTCCTGCATATCAATACCCTCAGCAGCGCGGTGAAGGAAGGAATTGCCATGCGCTGCTTCTGCTTACCCGGATTCCTGTCCAGTGAACTTCGTGGGTTTATCGAACGAGGTATTCTCAAGAAGCGGGGGCCGGCGTGGGAACCGATGGAGTCGCCGCTAGATTCGCCCGGATCGGAGAATACAACAGCATTGATGCGCAGTACACTTCAGAATCTAACTCCTCAAGATGTCGCATTTCTGACCATATTTGCGATCGCCCCTTTTGCAATGGATATAGGGATGGCTATAGCATTGGCCTCCAGTGATGAGCACCGCGCTCGGCATCTTCTCGAATCGGCCTGTGCGATTGGCTACATGGGCTCTCAGAACGACTCAGTCTTCTTAAACTCTTCCCTTTTTCGAGAAGCGATATCAGCGTTTCAATCACCAGAGGCCACGCTCTCCCTCGCACGCAACAGCCTAAACGTTCTCCGAACTCGCACTACTCATCAGCCTTCACAGCATGATGCGCTCCTTGCCGCTTTTGCTGTCCACGCTCATGATAATGCTGCTGTAATTCATCATGCGCTAGCCGCCTCCCACTATTTCGAATCGATGAATCGTCTCGGGGATGCTTTGCATTATTGTCGTCTAGCGGCCGACGCAGTTCCAGTTTCTGAGATCCACAGGCACTCGGAAATCTTCGAAAGAGTGCTAGAACTTCTTGACCGGATAGGTAATACCGACGAGTTCAATGCCATTGCTTGCATACTCCAGAAGACTCTTCCAGAGGATGCCTATTTGCAGCGAATCAACCTTTTCAAGCTACTCGCACATCATCACTCGGAATTGCTTCAACTCCGCGAATCAACCCGTTTCGCGGCTATGGGTATGAGACTTGCCAAAAGGCAAAACTTGCGAAACGAGATATCAAACTGTCTTGAGATTCTCGCCCAAAACCAGCTTCGCCAAGGGCGTCCAACTAATGCCATTAAGACAATTTCAGTCTGCATATCGATACGTCGCAATGAACAAATCGTGAACGATTACGAAAGTGCCTTCGGTATCCTGGCAGGTGCTTATTACATGGAAGGGAACTATACAAAAGCATTGGCATGCGCTGTAGAAGTGCTAAGGCGACTACCAAACCGACCACGCGACAGGAATAAAATCCCAGTTCTTAATAATCTAGGGATCCTGTACATGGAAAGCGGTGATCTGGCCCTCGCCCGAAAGGTGTTATCCAAATGTCGTCAGCTTGCCGAAGCTTGGGCGGAATTTCGAGGCATCTCGCATTGTCATTCGAACTTGGTAGTCTTTCATTTGTATGAGGGCGATCTTTCACAATCGGTCATTCATGCGCGAAGAGTTTTTCAGGTCCTAGAAATGGCTCGTGCCTTGTACGGATACGGCCAATCTCAGCTGAGCCTAGCCGAAGCCCTGCTCTTACGTGGCCAGATTGACGATTCCCTTGATGCGATTGCCAAGGCGCAGGCTGCCTCTGTCGAGAGCGGCGACGCGATGAACGAATTGCTCGCACGCTTGCAGAAGGCTTGGGTGCTATATCATGCCGGGGCCTATGAACAAGCCAAGGCCTCCTTTACTGAAATTGAGCTTCCCCTCGATAAAGCTGGATATCGCGTTCATCAGGTGAGTTGCGGACTTGGATTGTCTAATGTCGAGACCGCGCGAGGAGAGTTCCAATTCGCCAGGGAGAGGCTGGAGCGAATCTACGCAAGACTGCCCCGACAGCACATCATATCGGATCTCGTGTATAGGATTTCGAAGGGTCGGTATCACGCCGCCATGAACGAATATGCGCAAGCACGACGTTCCTTTGCCGCCGCGGAGGCTTTGGCCCGCTCCCATGGGTTCCGGCCGTACGTCTTCGAGGCTCAACTGTCTCTCGCCCAGTGCTTTCTTGCCTTGGGAGAATCCGAAGAAGCCGCTTACTACCTTAAGCGGCTTTACGGACTCAACGAAAGACTGCGATATCGGCTGCTGGAGCCTTGGCTTCACCTGGCCTTTGCGGATCACCTTGCCTCCGCAGGCGACTTCTGGGAAGAAAAGCGACATCTATTAAACGCCAGAACCGCCTTGCTGGAACTTGCGCACAATATCGGCGATTTGACTCTACGAGAGCACTTTCTGAATCGGCCTGACTCGAGGAGTCTCTTGCAACGCAGCGAGGATGTCGAAGACCTCCTCTACTCACATTCTTCTCGCATTGCCCATGCGCCTCCCGTCAGTAACGCATTGGAAAGCATCGCGCGCATCAACGAGCAGCTTCACCGCCGTGACTCCATGAAATCGACCTTGTCACTCATCGTAGACGAGGCGCTCCGGCTCAGCGGGGCCGAGCGAGGCATCATATTCCTTTTCGATCCCTCGGGGCGCGAGGAGCTTAAGGTCGCCAGGAATCTCGGGCGCCGGTCGTTGGCGGATGCGCGCCGGTACACCCGCACTGCCCTCCTGGCAATCCGCAGAGGCGACATTGTCTTCGCAGCCGACACCTTCACCGATCCCACCTTTAGCGGCTCGGAAAGCATCACCCATCATCGGATTCGCTCGGTCGTCTGTGTTCCGCTTCGCTCTCGTCTGAGCATCATCGGGGCACTCTATCTGGACAGCCGACGCCGAGGGCTTCATGCTCGTCCCGACCTGCTGAAATCTCTGGAGATCTTCAGTCAGCAGGCAGCCGCCGCCTTGGAACGAGCCGCGCGTTATTTTCACATCAACGAGGAGAACCGCAAGCTTCGCGAGAACGCACGCCTGGACCACCCCAAACTGATCGGACAAGGAAGCCATTTCACCCATCTCAAGCAGCTGATCGCAGCCGCGGGCTCCAGCCACCTTCCGGTTCTGATCCTCGGCGAGAGTGGAACGGGAAAAGAGCTGATCGCCCGTGCCATCCATGAGTCCGGTCCGAGAGCCGAGGAACCTTTCCTGTCGGTGGACTGTGGGGCGCTTCCCGACAACCTCGTGGAGAGCGAGCTGTTCGGATATCGCAAAGGAGCTTTCACGGGTGCGGAAACCAACAAGGAAGGACTCTTTGTCGCAGCTCGAGGGGGCACAATCTTTCTCGACGAGATCGCCAATACATCTCCAGTGCTGCAAACGAAGCTGCTTCGAGCGATTCAAGAGCGTGAGATTCGGCCACTCGGCTCGACCGAATCCATGCCGTTCAAGGCAAGAATTGTTGCCGCCACAAATCGTGACCTGCGGAAGGAATCGCGTGAGGGAAGATTCCGGCAAGACCTCCTTTTCCGTCTGAACGGATTGATCATCGAAACGACTCCGCTCAGGAATCGGAAGGGCGACATACCGCTCCTTATTGGGCATTTTCTTCAGGAATATCGACACCGCACGGGCCGGAAGATCTGGTCGATGTCGGATCAAGCCCTTCAGGCTCTCGGGCATCATGACTGGCCGGGCAACGTCCGCGAGCTTCAAAACTGTATCGAGCGCGCGATGGCCCTTGCGCGTGGCGACACCATCGATCTGGGAGATTTACCGGACAGCATCCGATCGACGTCTGTCGTCTCGTGGGACAAGAAAAACGGAGAGCACCGGCTCATCGAAGAAGCTCTGAGCCTTTGTGCGGGAGACAAGACTCGGGCCGCCGATTACATTGGTTGGAATCGCCAGAAGCTCTACAGGAAGATGGCGCATTACAACATTCCCCGCGATTTCGGACGGCGTAATACAGCGTGA